From a single Apium graveolens cultivar Ventura chromosome 2, ASM990537v1, whole genome shotgun sequence genomic region:
- the LOC141696737 gene encoding uncharacterized protein LOC141696737, which produces MDRSWLKADRRTKQFKKGVKDLLLCAFENGFSENKICCPCIICAHSKHWHARKVRDHLFLNGIDQTYKCWIWHGECNTEGGEPTTKGTGSSESVDQIPVGRNDDVSLDSSEMFNHIQSKYEPLYPGCEGYTKMKALVKFYNLKAKYEISDTCFSEMLLLVRSMLPQGNTFPSSFSEAKKSLCALGMEYEKIHVCLNDCLLYRGERDEDETKCRICQASRWKLNKKGDELEGIPAKVLWYFPLIPRLRNLFNSPQTSKDLTWHDRERLKDGKLRHPADAQTWKEVDARWPDFSSDIRNLRLALSSDGFNPFRSCNLDYSCWPVLMSIYNLPPWLCMKRKYIMLCLLISGPTQPGNDIDVFLQPLIDDLKKLWHGKQVYDAYKNEQFLLRGILLWTISDYPAYGNLSGNIIKGYNGCPICVDQTKATRLVNYRKCVVMRHRRWLPPHHPYRRKKQDFDNTVEKEIAPVPLTGEEVLERVQHLKGHVYGKTQRQPRLKKGDARPVWKKVSIFFELEYWKFLPVRHVLDVMHIEKNICESLLGTMLNIPKKMKDKESVRIDMDEMGIRTELRPKTPGIKEKLPLASWNLTHSEKKVVCSSFLGMKLPDGFCSNIQNLVSMENLRLTGMKSHDCHTILHHLLPIAIRSSLQKQVRKTIIKFCLFFKAICSKVIDVDKLEKMQSQLVETLCQLEKYFPPSLFDLMFHISVHLIREVELCGPIFLRWMYPFERYMKTFKGYIRNRARAEGCIAEAYIAEEAVECLVDNEEVTIGVPKKGRHTKDSICKPLSDATIITPSCTDLHVAHLCVLQNTTAVRPYIE; this is translated from the coding sequence atGGACAGGTCTTGGTTAAAGGCAGATAGAAGAACAAAACAATTCAAAAAAGGAGTCAAGGATTTGTTGTTGTGTGCATTTGAGAACGGATTTAGTGAAAATAAAATTTGTTGTCCATGTATAATATGCGCACATAGTAAACATTGGCATGCTCGAAAAGTAAGGGACCATCTTTTTCTCAATGGTATCGATCAAACGTACAAGTGTTGGATTTGGCACGGAGAGTGCAATACAGAAGGAGGTGAGCCTACCACTAAAGGGACGGGCAGTTCAGAATCGGTAGATCAAATCCCAGTCGGTAGAAATGATGATGTATCCCTGGACTCCTCGGAAATGTTTAACCATATTCAATCTAAATATGAACCTCTTTATCCAGGATGTGAAGGATACACTAAGATGAAGGCTTTGGTAAAGTTTTATAACTTGAAAGCAAAATATGAAATATCTGATACTTGCTTCTCTGAAATGCTACTTTTGGTCAGGTCTATGCTTCCACAAGGCAACACATTTCCTTCTTCATTCAGTGAAGCTAAAAAAAGCTTGTGTGCCTTGGGAATGGAGTATGAAAAAATACACGTATGTCTGAATGATTGTTTACTATACCGTGGAGAGAGAGATGAAGATGAGACGAAGTGCCGCATTTGTCAGGCCTCTCGATGGAAGTTAAACAAAAAAGGAGATGAATTGGAAGGGATTCCTGCCAAGGTTTTATGGTATTTTCCATTAATACCACGTCTGAGGAATTTGTTCAACTCACCTCAAACATCTAAGGACTTGACTTGGCATGACAGGGAACGGTTAAAGGATGGTAAATTGAGACACCCTGCTGATGCACAAACATGGAAGGAAGTCGATGCAAGGTGGCCAGACTTTTCTTCAGATATTAGAAACTTACGGTTAGCTCTATCTTCTGATGGATTCAATCCTTTTCGTAGCTGTAATCTTGATTACTCATGTTGGCCTGTTTTGATGTCAATTTATAATCTTCCACCATGGCTTTGTATGAAACGGAAGTATATAATGCTATGCTTGTTGATATCTGGACCAACTCAACCCGGAAATGATATTGATGTGTTTCTTCAACCACTTATAGATGATTTAAAAAAGTTGTGGCATGGGAAACAAGTGTACGATGCTTACAAGAATGAGCAGTTTTTGCTAAGAGGCATCTTGTTATGGACTATTAGTGATTATCCAGCCTATGGTAACTTGTCGGGAAATATAATCAAAGGGTATAATGGTTGTCCTATCTGTGTTGATCAAACAAAAGCTACAAGGCTTGTCAATTATCGTAAGTGCGTGGTCATGAGGCATCGAAGGTGGTTGCCCCCTCATCATCCTTATCGTCGGAAGAAACAAGATTTTGATAACACCGTAGAAAAAGAAATAGCTCCAGTTCCATTAACCGGAGAGGAGGTACTTGAAAGAGTGCAACATTTAAAGGGACATGTCTATGGTAAAACACAACGCCAACCACGATTGAAGAAAGGTGATGCTCGACCTGTATGGAAGAAGGTTTCTATATTTTTTGAACTTGAGTATTGGAAATTTTTGCCGGTTCGACATGTTCTCGATGTGATGCACATtgagaaaaatatatgtgaatCTTTACTCGGTACGATGCTTAATATACCAAAAAAGATGAAAGACAAGGAATCTGTGCGCATTGACATGGATGAAATGGGGATTAGAACAGAACTAAGGCCAAAAACTCCGGGGATAAAGGAGAAGTTACCATTGGCATCTTGGAATCTAACCCATTCTGAAAAAAAGGTTGTTTGCTCATCCTTCCTTGGCATGAAGTTGCCTGATGGTTTTTGTTCtaatattcagaacctggtttcAATGGAAAATCTTCGTCTTACCGGAATGAAATCTCACGACTGCCATACGATTTTGCATCACTTGCTCCCAATTGCGATTCGCTCGTCACTACAAAAACAGGTCAGGAAAACTATTATCAAGTTTTGTCTATTTTTCAAAGCGATCTGTAGTAAAGTTATTGACGTTGATAAGCTGGAGAAAATGCAATCGCAACTGGTAGAAACTCTTTGTCAGCTTGAAAAATACTTTCCTCCCTCGTTGTTTGATTTAATGTTTCATATCTCGGTTCATCTTATAAGAGAAGTCGAGCTTTGTGGACCAATTTTCCTTAGGTGGATGTATCCTTTTGAGAGATACATGAAGACATTCAAGGGATATATAAGGAATCGAGCTCGTGCAGAAGGTTGCATCGCTGAGGCCTATATTGCAGAAGAGGCAGTTGAATGTTTGGTGGATAATGAAGAAGTGACAATTGGGGTACCAAAAAAAGGTAGGCATACCAAGGATTCTATTTGCAAGCCATTATCCGATGCAACGATTATAACCCCGAGCTGTACTGATTTGCACGTAGCACATTTATGTGTTCTACAAAATACCACTGCTGTTAGGCCATATATTGAGTAA